A stretch of Anaeromyxobacter dehalogenans 2CP-1 DNA encodes these proteins:
- a CDS encoding response regulator, whose product MTGPRVLVVDDNDALRENVAECLEGEGYAVDLAGGGAAALELLEHEPLPAVIILDLMMPGMDGGALAAAIRADPRWAGIRLVITTGLSVSRVRELPVDAVLMKPFGVDELLAVLKRVGA is encoded by the coding sequence ATGACCGGGCCCCGCGTACTCGTGGTCGACGACAACGACGCGCTCCGCGAGAACGTCGCGGAGTGCCTCGAGGGCGAAGGCTACGCCGTCGACCTGGCGGGGGGCGGCGCGGCCGCGCTCGAGCTCCTCGAGCACGAGCCCCTGCCGGCCGTGATCATCCTGGACCTGATGATGCCGGGCATGGACGGCGGCGCGCTCGCGGCGGCCATCCGCGCCGACCCCCGCTGGGCGGGGATCCGCCTCGTCATCACCACCGGCCTCTCGGTGTCGCGGGTGCGCGAGCTCCCGGTGGACGCCGTCCTGATGAAGCCGTTCGGCGTGGACGAGCTGCTCGCCGTGCTGAAGCGCGTCGGAGCGTGA
- a CDS encoding VOC family protein: MDLLVNVDVDDLARAVAFYTQAFGLRVGRRFGGAAAELLGASSPIYLLENRAGSAPYPGAATPREYGRHWTPVHLDVAVPALEPALARAEAAGARREGDVAERPWGRMARLADPFGHGICLLEFRGRGYDEIADPS, from the coding sequence ATGGACCTGCTCGTGAACGTGGACGTGGACGACCTGGCGCGCGCGGTCGCGTTCTACACGCAGGCGTTCGGGCTGCGCGTCGGGCGCCGCTTCGGCGGCGCCGCCGCGGAGCTGCTCGGCGCGTCCTCGCCGATCTACCTCCTCGAGAACCGCGCCGGCAGCGCCCCGTACCCGGGGGCGGCGACGCCGCGCGAGTACGGACGGCACTGGACGCCGGTGCACCTCGACGTCGCCGTCCCGGCGCTCGAGCCGGCGCTGGCGCGGGCCGAGGCCGCCGGCGCGCGCCGCGAGGGCGACGTCGCCGAGCGCCCCTGGGGGCGGATGGCCCGGCTCGCCGATCCGTTCGGTCACGGCATCTGCCTGCTCGAGTTCCGCGGGCGCGGGTACGACGAGATCGCCGATCCGTCGTGA
- a CDS encoding ATP-binding cassette domain-containing protein encodes MPSVRLERLSFSHADAAPILDAVDLVFPTGWTALVGENGAGKTTLLELVAGLRAPDAGRILLEPEPARVVLCRQAVDAPGPDVPALAARDDGEARRLRAALALDPEALARWTTLSPGERKRWQVGAALAAEPDVLLLDEPTNHADAQARALLAGALRRFGGAGVLVSHDRALLAALAARTVRLGRGAARAWALPYGAARAAWEAESRVAWDARAAAQEEGRRVERALADARRARDAADRARSGRKRDPKDSDGRTLGAKTRRAWAEDRLGADVRRLRSAAERAREDVPEAPPLADLGGSVFLGWERAPRPVLLALEADEVRAGEAPLLRDVHLRLGREDRVWLSGPNGAGKSTLLRALLAGAALPPDRLLYLPQELPDGEGPRLLRELAGLEPAVRGRVLSLVAALGTDPARLLASAAPSPGEARKLFLAMGMGRHAWALVLDEPTNHLDLPTVERLEAALAAYPGALLLVTHDEALAARCTASRWRIASGRVDAA; translated from the coding sequence ATGCCTTCCGTCCGCCTCGAGCGGCTCTCGTTCTCGCACGCCGACGCCGCGCCCATCCTCGACGCCGTCGATCTCGTCTTCCCCACCGGCTGGACCGCGCTCGTGGGCGAGAACGGCGCCGGGAAGACCACGCTCCTCGAGCTCGTCGCGGGCCTGCGCGCACCCGACGCGGGCCGGATCCTGCTCGAGCCGGAGCCGGCGCGGGTGGTGCTGTGCCGGCAGGCGGTGGACGCGCCGGGGCCGGACGTGCCGGCGCTCGCCGCGCGAGACGACGGCGAGGCGCGCCGCCTGCGCGCGGCGCTCGCGCTCGACCCGGAGGCGCTCGCGCGCTGGACGACGCTGTCGCCGGGCGAGCGCAAGCGCTGGCAGGTGGGCGCGGCCCTGGCGGCCGAGCCGGACGTGCTGCTCCTCGACGAGCCGACCAACCACGCCGACGCGCAGGCGCGGGCGCTGCTCGCCGGCGCGCTCCGGCGCTTCGGCGGCGCGGGCGTGCTCGTGTCGCACGATCGCGCGCTGCTGGCGGCGCTGGCGGCGCGGACCGTGCGGCTCGGCCGCGGCGCGGCGCGCGCCTGGGCGCTCCCCTACGGCGCGGCGCGCGCGGCGTGGGAGGCCGAGTCGCGCGTGGCCTGGGACGCGCGGGCGGCCGCGCAGGAGGAGGGGCGCCGGGTCGAGCGGGCGCTCGCGGACGCGCGGCGCGCGCGCGACGCGGCGGACCGGGCGCGCAGCGGCCGGAAGCGCGATCCGAAGGACAGCGACGGCCGCACGCTGGGCGCGAAGACGCGCCGGGCCTGGGCCGAGGACCGCCTCGGCGCGGACGTGCGCCGGCTGCGGTCCGCGGCGGAGCGCGCCCGCGAGGACGTGCCCGAGGCGCCGCCGCTCGCGGACCTGGGCGGGTCGGTGTTCCTGGGCTGGGAGCGGGCCCCGCGGCCGGTGCTGCTCGCGCTCGAGGCGGACGAGGTCCGCGCCGGGGAGGCGCCGCTGCTCCGCGACGTGCACCTGCGGCTCGGGCGCGAGGATCGCGTGTGGCTGTCCGGGCCGAACGGCGCCGGGAAGTCCACGCTGCTCCGGGCGCTGCTCGCCGGCGCGGCGCTGCCGCCGGACCGGCTCCTATACCTGCCCCAGGAGCTGCCGGACGGCGAGGGGCCGCGGCTGCTGCGGGAGCTGGCCGGGCTGGAGCCGGCGGTGCGCGGCCGCGTCCTCTCGCTCGTGGCCGCGCTGGGCACCGACCCGGCGCGCCTGCTCGCCTCCGCGGCGCCGTCGCCGGGCGAGGCGCGCAAGCTGTTCCTGGCCATGGGCATGGGGCGGCACGCCTGGGCGCTGGTGCTGGACGAGCCCACCAACCACCTCGACCTGCCCACCGTGGAGCGGCTCGAGGCCGCGCTGGCGGCCTACCCGGGCGCGCTCCTGCTGGTCACGCACGACGAGGCGCTGGCGGCGCGCTGCACCGCGTCGCGCTGGCGCATCGCGTCGGGGAGGGTGGACGCCGCGTGA
- a CDS encoding aromatic amino acid hydroxylase — translation MGPTERAIAELPPHLRRFVVAQDHAAYTPRDHAVWRHVLRRLTAHLATRAHPRYLAGLAATGIEVERIPSLDEMNRKLARVGWSAVAVRGFIPPAVFTELQSRRVLAIAADIRTHEHIEYTPAPDIIHESAGHAPFIADPTYAEYLQRAGEVGFRAIASAEDQAVFEAIRNLSVVKEDPEASDEEVALSEARLRAASASVRYASESTRASRLYWWTAEYGLVGTLDDPRIYGAGLLSSIGEAVHCLTPAVRKLPLDPGCADVAYDITRMQPQLFVARDFDQLFEVLDAFTAGLSWRRGGDHGLEEARRSRSVNHLALSGGRELTGKVAERIPAAAELAPGLSTALVRLDGPVLVSREGRGEGKPWPGEVVVAFGDAEVPDRGPFDLALPGGLALRGFAVGGGEVVDLRASREGRPLDLPTWALLFVSRDLRSVAGGPADPGAWDRWFGEHGTFTAGEGEARARARKAKALPPALAALYDEVRRLREAGRGTRERLLAIREAAAAFPGDWLLRTEVDELLAPGADAPAHA, via the coding sequence TTGGGTCCCACCGAGCGCGCCATCGCCGAGCTGCCGCCGCACCTCCGCCGCTTCGTGGTCGCGCAGGACCACGCCGCGTACACGCCGCGCGACCACGCGGTCTGGCGCCACGTCCTCCGCCGGCTCACCGCGCACCTGGCCACGCGCGCGCACCCCCGCTACCTGGCCGGCCTGGCCGCCACCGGCATCGAGGTGGAGCGGATCCCGAGCCTCGACGAGATGAACCGGAAGCTGGCGCGGGTGGGGTGGTCGGCGGTGGCGGTCCGCGGGTTCATCCCGCCCGCGGTGTTCACCGAGCTCCAGAGCCGGCGCGTGCTGGCGATCGCCGCGGACATCCGCACCCACGAGCACATCGAGTACACGCCCGCGCCCGACATCATCCACGAGAGCGCCGGCCACGCGCCGTTCATCGCCGACCCGACCTACGCCGAGTACCTGCAGCGCGCCGGCGAGGTGGGGTTCCGCGCCATCGCCTCGGCGGAGGACCAGGCGGTGTTCGAGGCCATCCGCAACCTGTCCGTCGTGAAGGAGGACCCCGAGGCGAGCGACGAGGAGGTGGCGCTGTCCGAGGCGCGGCTCCGGGCGGCGTCGGCCAGCGTCCGCTACGCGTCGGAGTCCACGCGCGCGAGCCGGCTCTACTGGTGGACCGCCGAGTACGGCCTGGTGGGCACGCTCGACGACCCCAGGATCTACGGCGCGGGCCTGCTCTCCTCCATCGGCGAGGCGGTGCACTGCCTCACCCCGGCCGTGCGCAAGCTGCCGCTCGATCCGGGCTGCGCCGACGTGGCCTACGACATCACCCGCATGCAGCCGCAGCTGTTCGTGGCCCGCGACTTCGACCAGCTCTTCGAGGTGCTGGACGCGTTCACCGCGGGGCTCTCCTGGAGGCGCGGCGGCGACCACGGGCTGGAGGAGGCGCGCCGATCCCGGAGCGTGAACCACCTGGCGCTGTCCGGCGGGCGGGAGCTGACCGGCAAGGTCGCGGAGCGGATCCCGGCGGCGGCCGAGCTCGCGCCCGGCCTGTCGACCGCGCTGGTGCGCCTGGACGGGCCGGTGCTCGTCTCGCGGGAGGGGCGCGGCGAGGGGAAGCCGTGGCCGGGCGAGGTGGTGGTGGCGTTCGGCGACGCGGAGGTCCCCGATCGCGGGCCCTTCGACCTGGCGCTGCCCGGCGGGCTCGCGCTGCGCGGGTTCGCGGTGGGCGGTGGCGAGGTGGTGGACCTCCGCGCCTCGCGCGAGGGCCGGCCGCTCGACCTGCCCACCTGGGCGCTCCTGTTCGTCTCGCGCGACCTGCGCTCGGTCGCGGGCGGGCCCGCCGACCCGGGCGCGTGGGATCGCTGGTTCGGCGAGCACGGCACGTTCACCGCAGGCGAGGGCGAGGCGCGGGCGCGCGCCCGGAAGGCGAAGGCGCTCCCGCCGGCGCTCGCCGCGCTGTACGACGAGGTCCGGCGCCTGCGCGAGGCCGGGCGCGGCACGCGCGAGCGCCTGCTCGCGATCCGCGAGGCGGCGGCAGCGTTCCCGGGGGACTGGCTGCTGCGCACCGAGGTGGACGAGCTGCTCGCGCCGGGCGCCGACGCCCCGGCGCACGCGTGA
- a CDS encoding serine/threonine-protein kinase: MRERAAVPPGAISRLLVDLAREPARPPATALAPGTVVGRFQIQRELARGGFGVVYVARDRALGRSVAFKLVPARAQGAADDRVLREAEAAARLTHPNIVTLFDVGRCPAGPYLVLELLRGETLAARLRRGPLPLRDALRVAEAVARGLAHAHEAGVFHRDLSPGNVFLCEDGQVKVLDFGLAHAFGRARTAGGTPPYMAPEQRRGAPEDERTDVFALGAILFEMLTGEQPFPAATPGRTPRRAPALQVPDLPALADLLRRMMAEDPVRRPRDGGAVLAALGALGGELDRAGVRPARRSRRRRPVPQVALALLAVGVLAAAVVATVSLRRAPAGAAREGDRQLVAVADFVNDTGDAGLDALSGLLVTSLEQSQRIGVLPRSRMLDLARQGGRPGAARIDEATGADAGARGGVRTLLVPSIRREGELYVATLRALSLPGRDPVFTVEERARGLAAVPGLLDRLGARARRALREDDAEVEAHRVRLQDAVTSNLEAYGHYVRGLELSYQDFDAARALTEFRTALALDPRFALPSLEIAVLASWHEVPGEDGAARIAAAAAEADRLPDKERRTILAFRSFVDGDRAGAEVRFRALANDYPLDKGILYLAGEALWHGGTASGPREAAGLLRRALDLDPAFLVAAIHLFQWTDRFGPPDEATARARRAVQARPGPAAFAMLARALAARGHLKAALASARRASSMAGGAHFEASYALAEILARAGRGEEAARELRRWTEPDAEPGDRRIASEFLPVLLAGEGRLRAARRAWRRLSEQACGVECAAFDAVLAAHLALADDDPPAALAALRAGTPRAEADGDPDAWLWALLGDTTTGAARAARLAPGSIAERRHAAAAAISAARPDDAVAILRPLAAQDPAIPTAFLLGLALAGAGHDAEAVDAFAVVERAYPLYAPAWSASLRPRATWESARALLRLGRREGARAELDALLARWTRADRDLPLLRRARALRASLGDAPRSGAPAR, translated from the coding sequence GTGCGCGAACGCGCGGCGGTGCCGCCGGGCGCGATCTCGAGACTGCTGGTGGACCTCGCGCGCGAGCCCGCGCGGCCCCCTGCCACCGCGCTCGCCCCCGGGACCGTCGTCGGCCGCTTCCAGATCCAGCGGGAGCTCGCCCGCGGCGGCTTCGGCGTGGTGTACGTCGCGCGCGATCGCGCCCTGGGCCGCAGCGTGGCGTTCAAGCTCGTCCCGGCCCGCGCGCAGGGCGCCGCCGACGACCGCGTGCTCCGGGAGGCGGAGGCCGCCGCCCGCCTGACGCACCCGAACATCGTGACGCTGTTCGACGTGGGCCGCTGCCCGGCGGGCCCGTACCTGGTGCTCGAGCTGCTGCGCGGCGAGACGCTGGCGGCGCGGCTGCGGCGCGGGCCGCTCCCCCTGCGCGACGCGCTCCGCGTCGCCGAGGCGGTCGCCAGGGGGCTCGCGCACGCCCATGAGGCCGGCGTGTTCCACAGGGACCTGTCCCCCGGGAACGTGTTCCTCTGCGAGGACGGGCAGGTGAAGGTCCTGGACTTCGGCCTGGCGCACGCGTTCGGCCGGGCGCGCACCGCCGGCGGGACGCCGCCGTACATGGCGCCCGAGCAGCGGCGCGGCGCGCCGGAGGACGAGCGCACCGACGTGTTCGCGCTGGGCGCGATCCTGTTCGAGATGCTGACCGGCGAGCAGCCCTTCCCGGCCGCGACCCCGGGCCGGACGCCGCGCCGCGCGCCGGCGCTCCAGGTGCCGGACCTGCCCGCGCTGGCAGACCTGCTGCGGCGCATGATGGCGGAGGACCCGGTGCGGCGCCCGCGCGACGGCGGCGCGGTGCTCGCGGCGCTCGGGGCGCTGGGCGGCGAGCTCGACCGCGCCGGCGTCCGGCCCGCGCGCCGCTCCCGGCGGCGGCGGCCGGTGCCGCAGGTGGCGCTCGCGCTGCTCGCCGTGGGCGTGCTGGCCGCCGCGGTCGTCGCCACCGTGAGCCTCCGCCGCGCGCCCGCGGGGGCCGCCCGCGAGGGCGATCGCCAGCTGGTGGCGGTCGCGGACTTCGTGAACGACACGGGCGACGCGGGGCTGGACGCGCTCTCCGGGCTGCTCGTCACCTCCCTCGAGCAGTCGCAGCGCATCGGCGTGCTCCCCCGATCGCGCATGCTGGACCTCGCCCGCCAGGGAGGACGGCCCGGCGCGGCGCGCATCGACGAGGCGACCGGGGCCGACGCGGGGGCGCGGGGCGGCGTGCGCACGCTGCTCGTCCCGTCGATCCGGCGCGAGGGCGAGCTCTACGTCGCGACGCTGCGGGCGCTGAGCCTCCCCGGCCGCGACCCGGTGTTCACCGTGGAGGAGCGCGCCCGCGGCCTCGCGGCCGTGCCCGGGCTGCTGGATCGGCTCGGGGCACGGGCCCGCCGCGCGCTGCGCGAGGACGACGCCGAGGTGGAGGCGCACCGGGTGCGGCTCCAGGACGCCGTCACGTCCAACCTGGAGGCCTACGGCCACTACGTGCGCGGGCTCGAGCTGTCGTACCAGGACTTCGACGCCGCCCGCGCGCTGACCGAGTTCCGCACCGCGCTCGCGCTCGACCCGCGCTTCGCGCTGCCCAGCCTCGAGATCGCGGTCCTCGCCAGCTGGCACGAGGTGCCGGGGGAGGACGGCGCGGCCCGCATCGCCGCCGCGGCGGCAGAGGCCGATCGCCTCCCGGACAAGGAGCGCCGGACCATCCTCGCGTTCCGGAGCTTCGTCGACGGCGACCGCGCCGGCGCGGAGGTCCGGTTCCGCGCCCTGGCGAACGACTACCCGCTCGACAAGGGCATCCTCTACCTCGCCGGCGAGGCGCTGTGGCACGGCGGCACCGCCTCGGGCCCGCGCGAGGCGGCCGGGCTGCTCCGGCGCGCGCTCGACCTCGATCCCGCGTTCCTGGTCGCGGCCATCCACCTGTTCCAGTGGACCGACCGCTTCGGCCCGCCGGACGAGGCGACGGCGCGGGCCCGGCGCGCGGTGCAGGCACGACCGGGTCCGGCCGCCTTCGCGATGCTGGCGCGCGCGCTGGCGGCGCGGGGGCACCTCAAGGCCGCGCTGGCGAGCGCGCGGCGGGCCTCGTCGATGGCCGGCGGCGCCCACTTCGAGGCGTCCTACGCGCTCGCCGAGATCCTGGCGCGGGCCGGCCGGGGCGAGGAGGCCGCGCGCGAGCTGCGGCGCTGGACCGAGCCGGACGCCGAGCCGGGTGACCGGCGCATCGCCTCGGAGTTCCTGCCGGTGCTGCTCGCAGGCGAGGGCCGCCTGCGGGCTGCGCGCCGCGCCTGGCGGCGGCTGTCCGAGCAAGCCTGCGGCGTGGAGTGCGCGGCGTTCGACGCGGTGCTCGCGGCCCACCTCGCGCTGGCGGACGACGACCCGCCGGCGGCGCTCGCGGCGCTTCGAGCGGGGACGCCGCGGGCCGAGGCGGACGGGGATCCCGACGCCTGGCTGTGGGCGCTGCTCGGGGACACGACCACCGGCGCCGCGCGCGCCGCGCGGCTGGCGCCCGGGTCCATCGCCGAGCGCCGCCACGCCGCCGCCGCCGCGATCTCGGCGGCGCGCCCGGACGACGCCGTCGCCATCCTGCGTCCGCTCGCCGCGCAGGATCCCGCCATCCCGACCGCCTTCCTGCTGGGGCTCGCGCTGGCCGGCGCGGGCCACGACGCGGAGGCGGTGGACGCGTTCGCGGTGGTCGAGCGCGCCTACCCGCTCTACGCGCCTGCCTGGTCCGCCAGCCTGCGGCCGCGGGCGACGTGGGAGTCGGCGCGCGCGCTGCTCCGGCTCGGCCGGCGGGAGGGGGCCCGCGCCGAGCTGGACGCGCTCCTCGCGCGCTGGACGCGCGCGGATCGTGACCTGCCGCTGCTCCGGCGGGCGCGCGCGCTGCGCGCAAGCCTCGGCGACGCGCCGCGGAGCGGCGCGCCCGCCCGCTGA